CCGCCGACGGCGTCACCCCCTGCGGGATGTGCCGCCAGACGCTCGCGGAGTTCTGCGACGCCGACATGGAGGTCGTCTGCGACGAGGGCGACGGCGTCACGACGTACACGCTCGGGGAACTGCTGCCGGACACGATCAGCCTCGAAACGCTCACCGACGCCGCGGAACGCCGCCGGCAACGGTAGCTCTCGGCCGCGAAGTCGACGACTCGAACGGGTCACGAGCACTGGCGAACGACGGAACCGCGGAGACGAGGAGAGATGAGGCCGGACGGCGGCCGCGACGACGGGCCGTGCCCACGGTCGCGTCGTCTCGTGGCCGGATTCGGGTCGTCCCGTCGGGGGTGGGAGTCGTCGCGATCCGACGGCGCCGTGCCGCTCGAACGCGACTTACTCGAAGAGCTGGACGGCCTGTTCGTAGCGGGTCGAGGGTTCGTCCCAGTCGACGACCTCGAAGAACGCGCTGATGAAGTCGCCGCGGGCGGGACCGTAGTCGTAGTAGTAGGAGTGCTCCCACACGTCCAGCGCGAGGATCGGGTGGCCGCCCCAGATCGCGCCCTGGTCGTGCTTGTCCACGACCACGTTGCGCAGCTGGTTCGAGAACGTGTCGTACACGAGCAGGGCCCAGCCGCTGGCGTTGCCGGCGGCGGCCTCGAACTCGCCCTTCCACGCCTCGTAGGAGCCGAAGTCCTCCTCGATCCGGTCGGCGAGCGCGCCCGACGGCTCGTCGCCGCCCTCGGGGCTCATGTTCTGCCAGAACAGGTCGTGCAGAATGTGGCCCGAGGAGTTGTGCGTCACGTTCCGGATCGCGCCCGGCGACGAGCCGAACTCGCCAGCCTCGCGGTTCTCCTCGAGCGTCTCCTCGGCCGAGTTCCAGCCGTTGACGTAGCCCTGGTGATGGGTGTCGTGATGCCACGTCAGTACCTGCTCGGAAATGTGGGGTTCCAGCGCGTCGTAGTCGTACGGCAACGGATCGAGTTCGTAGCTCATGTGCGTTCCACCGTACGGCCCTCCGTCAAAAGAGCGTTCCCTGAATCCGCTTTACGTAGCTATCCCGACATGAGTTCGCGGGCGCTTACAGCACGTAGGGACCGCGCTGGCGGATCGACTCGCCGTGCGGTTCGCCGGCGACGCAGACGACGCGGAACGCCGCGTCGTCGCCGGCAGGGGAGGAGTCCGGATCGTCGGGGAGGAACTCCACGGCTCGGCCGCCCTCGACCGGAAGCACGTCGCCGACGCCGAACGGGTCGCCGTCGGCGGTTCCGTCGCCCGCGACCCCGAAGGCGAAGCCCGTCCAGCCGTCGGGGACCGTCCAGGTCCACGCGTCGTCGACGCGGGCGTCGAGGTACTCCATCGGCGTGTGGAGTTCGATCGGGGAGCCCTCGCCGACGACGGTGGTCACGGTCGCGCCGTCAGCCTCCGCTGTCGGGAGGTCCGCGGCGTCGGCGTCGACGTAGTCCGCATCGATCTCCTTCCTGTCGCTGGGGAGATTCACCCACAGTTGGAGCCCGGTGCAGGCGCTCCCGTCGGCCGGAAACTCGGAGTGACGGATGCCGCCGCCGGCCGTGATCCGCATGGCGTCGCCCTCGCGGGCGGTGTGTGACACGCCCAGGGAGTCCTCGTGTTCCATCCCGCCCTCGAGCATGTACGAGACGATCTCGAACCCGCGGTGCGGGTGCATCGGGAACCCCGCGTCGGGGTCGATGGAGAACCGCTCGAACAGGACGAACGGGTCGCGGTGGGTCGGGTGCGCATCCGTGGGGAACGCGCGCGTCGCGTTCACGCCGGTGCCGTGGCGGACCCGCCCGCCGGGGATCGGCCCGGCCCGGTCGGCTCGCTCGGGATCGGTCATCGACTGGTCGCCTCCATGTCGAGGTCGAGTCGACCGAGGGGGATAACGCCCGCGTCGCCGGAAGGTCGCCGCCCGTCGACGATCGAACGTCGGACGCGTCGGGATTCCCTCAACCTGCCGATATCGGGGGGTTACCTGGGACGTACGTGGACTACGCGCGTCCGAGAGCGAGACCGTTATCACCGGTGACGCGTAGCTCAGCCCACGAGAATGAGTCGCGACGACCCGATCGCCGCCGCGATCCTGTCCGAGTCGGCGTACGAACGGACGCGATACCGGGAGTTCGGGTGGTTCAATCAGTCGCTCACGCGGAAACTCACGGTCCAGAGCTACCTCCTGCACCTGCTCGCAGCGGTGCTCCCGGTGCTGGCGATGCTGCCCGGGGAGATCCGTACGGCGTATCTCGGGGAACCGCTTCCAGACGCCGCGCCGGCGGTCGGCGTCGCCGCCCTCGCGGCCGCCGTCGTCGTCGCCGTCGGCGGCGTCGGGCTGATCGCCGTGGCGCTGTTCCTGCTCGCCCGCGGCGACAGCCTCGACGACGAGACCGCGCGGGCCGTGCGCTCCGTCGAGCGCGTCTGTTCGATGACCGGCCTGGTGACCGGCGGGGTCGCGACCCTCGCGGTGTACTCGCTCGCGCTCATGGGGTTCGGGGGGATCGAGGCGGTGCGGGCGTGGACCGCCGCCGGCGGCGGCAACCCGTACGCGCCGAGCGGGGTCCACCTCCCGCTCGCGACCGTCGCGGTCGCGGTGTTGGGACTCGGCGTCGGGCTGCGCGTCGCGGCGGCGTACCTCCGGTCGCGCGGCGTCGGCGACCCCGCGCGGGCGTCATAAAAGGGGCGACGGCCGGCCGTCAGATCCGCGGTTCGGCGTCGGCGGCGTCCTCCAGCGAGCGGTTGTGCAGCGCGTCGCCGTTCGTCGTGTCGAACAGGTGGACCGCGTCCGACGGGAACCGCGCGACGACCGACTCGCCGGCCTCGATGCGGCGCATGCCGCCGACGGTCGCGACGAACGTGTCGCTCATGTCACCGTCGAAGCCGAGGTAGACGGCGTTCTCGTTGCCCATCGGCTCGACGACGTCGACCACCGTGTCGAACTCGTCGTCGCCCGCGGACCCCGCGGCCGCGACCTCGACGTCCTCCGGGCGGATGCCGAGGGTCACGCCGTCGGCACCCTCGACGGCCTCGCGCATGTCGGCCGTCAGCGGGTACTCGAAGGCGTCGGCGACCAGCCGGTCGCCCTCGACGGTCGCATCGAAGAAGTTCATCGACGGCTCGCCGATGAACCCGGCGACGAAGCGGTTCGCCGGGCGGTGGTAACACTCCAGGGGCGTGCCGGCCTGCTGGAGCTCGCCGCCGTCGAGGATCGCGATCCGGTCGCCCATCGTCATCGCCTCGGTCTGATCGTGGGTGACGTAGACGGTCGTGGTATCCAGGTCCTCCTGGATGCGCTGCAGCTCCGTGCGCATCTGCGAGCGGAGCTTGGCGTCGAGGTTCGACAGCGGCTCGTCCATCAGGAACACCTCGGGCTCGCGGACGATCGCCCGTCCGAGCGCCACGCGCTGCTGTTGGCCGCCGGACAGCTCCGACGGCTTCCGGTCGAGCAGCTCCGGGATGTCGAGCAGGTCCGCGGCGTTCTCGACGCGCTCGTCGATCTCCGCGTCGGCCATGTCGGTGGACTCCTCCAGCCCGAAGGCCATGTTCTCGCGGGTCGTCATGTGCGGGTACAGCGCGTACGACTGGAACACCATCGCGATGTCCCGGTCCTGCGGCTTCTGGTCCACGATGGATCGCCCGCCGAGGCGGATGTCGCCGCTGGTGACCGTTTCCAGCCCGGCGACCATCCGCAGCGTCGTCGACTTCCCGCAGCCCGACGGCCCGACGAGGACGAGGAACTCCCCGTCCTCGATGTCGACCGTCACGTCGTCGACGGCGACGATGTCGGAGCCGTCGTCGTCTGTGAACACCTTCCGTACGTCGTCGAGTTCGAGTTCAGCCATTGTCAGAGTCCCCCGTGTGACCCGCGATCGCGGGTCGGTCGGTCGTGATCCGTCGATCCGACGGCGTCCACCGTCGGTGTTGCGGTCGCGGTGCGCTCCGGCGCCCCGGCCGGCCGGGTGCACGGTCGCGAGGTGACGCGCGGTGTCGCCGCGTTCGGTGCCGCGGTCTCACTGCGTTCGACCGCGCTCGCGGGTCGCTGTGCTCCCCGCTCGCTTCGAGGCACTCGCTCCGCTCGTGCCTCGCACCTCACGTCGCCACCCCCTCGGCGAACTCCTCGCCGAACATGATGTACACGATGAGCGTCGGCAGCGCGGCGATGAACGCCCCGGCCATCCGGAGCGCGAAGTCCTGCCCCTCCATCGACTCCCCGAGTCCGGCGAGGATGAGCACGACCGGGGCGGCCGGGCTCGACTCGGTGGACACGAGGATCAGCGCGAACAGGAGGTCGTTCCAGATCTGCGTGAACTGATAGATGAGCACGACCGCGAACATCGGCGTCGAGATCGGGAAGACGATCCGGCGGTACACCCGACGGAACGTCGCGCCGTCGAGGCGCGCCGCCTCGATCATCTCCTCGCTCACGTTCCGGTAGTACGACCGGAACAACACCATGCAGATCGGGATGCCGTACGCGACGTGGGTGATCGTCAGCTCGACCAGCCCGACGTACGACTGCGGGACCCCGAGCAGCCACAGTGGCGTCAACAGCTCCGCCAGCGGCATCGCGCCCCAGAACTGCGAGAGGGGCACGAGCACCGCCTGATACGGGATGAAGATCCCGGCGACGAGCATCGCCAACACCGGCGCCTTGTAGCGGGCCCGCCAGTCGGCCTGCGTCAGGCCGTATGCGGCGAAGCTGCCGAGCAAGGCGGAGATGATCGTCGCTGGCACGGCGTACAGCGCGCTGTTGACCATGCCGCGGCCCAGCGCCGCCAGCGCGGTCTGCCACTTCTCCAGCGTGAAGAACCGCGGCGGCGGCGGCGCGAACGGCAGCGTCGAGCTGATCCCGCCGGGGTTCGTCTTGAACGCGGTGACGAGCCCGGATTCGATCGGCGTCAGGAAGAACACCGTCATGCCGACGATCGCGGCGTACAGCGCGACGCGGTAGCCGTCGACCCCCGCGAGGTCGTCGCGGATCCGGTCGGCGACGCCGTCGGTCCGGTCGGTCGCGTCCGTCGAGTCCGTCGAGTCCGGTTCGTCGAGATGTGCGTCGCTCATAGGTTCCCCTGTTTGTACTCGTAGTAGAGGTACGGGCCGATGATCGACAGCGCCATCAGGAACAGGATGATCGCGATCGCCGACGCGTACGCCCAGTTGTTCGTGCTGTACGCCTCACGGACCATCTTGGTCGCGAGGATGTCCGCCCCGTTGGGCGGCCGGTAGCCGCTGACCAGCGAGTACAGGAAGTCGAACGCCTTCAGCGCGAACACCATCAGGACGATGGCGGCGCTGATCGTCGACCCCTTCAGCTGCGGGATGATGACCCGCCAGTACATCTTCAGCGTCGACGCCCCGTCGACGCGGGCGGCCTCGTAGTGTTCGGTCGGGATCGCGCGCAGCCCCGCGAGGTACACGACCATCGTGTACCCCGAGAACTGCCACACGAGCGCGAACACCACCGCCCACAGGACGAGCGAGGAGTTCCCGATCCAGTTGATCGGGCCGATCCCGAACGCCCCGAGGGCGATGTTGACGACGCCGTTGTTGTAGTTGTACATCCACAGCCAGAACTGCGCCGTCACGACGAACGAGAGGCTCATCGGCAGCAGGTAGATGGTGCGGAACGTGTTCTCGAACCGGATGTTCCGGTCGATGAGGATCGCGAGCACCATCCCCACGCCGAGGGCGACGGCGGTGAAGGCCACGACCAACAGGAACGTGTTGACCGTCGCGTCGATGACCGCCGAGTCGTTGATCGCCCGGACGTACATCTCGAAGTCGAGATCGGAGTAGTCCGGGCCGACGAACCCCTCGTAGTCGGTCAGCGAGATGACGAAGTTCCACGCGATGGCGCCGTAGACGAACAGCCCGACGAGCAGGAACGGGGGCAGCCAGAACGGCGCGGACTCGGTGAAGTCCTCGCCGAACCGGTCGTTGAGCCGATCGACGACCCCGCCGCCCTCGCTTGCGGCCGTTCCCCCGTCGGTCACGACCGTGTCGTCACTCTCCCCGGTGGCGCCGAACACGGCGCGCCGGAGCCTGGATCGAGTCCTCGAAAGAAAGTCGCGCATGTGCTGCGCTCAGTTGGAGACTGCGTCGACGAAGCCCTGCGTGGCGGCGTCGACGTTGTACGGTCCGGAGAACTCGCTGGAGATCACGTCGTTCAGCGAGGACCGCTGGTCGGCCGTGATACCCAGACCGTGCTGGATGTTCGGCGGGCGCTGATCGGCGTCGGCGAAGTCCTCCGCCGTCTGTTGGAGGTACGGGCCGAACTCGGACATGTCGACGTCCGTCCGCGTCGGGATGGATCCCTTGAACTGGTTGAACGCGACCTGCGCGGCCTCGCCGCCGACGAACTCCAGCCACGTCCGCGTGCTCTCGGGGCTCGGGTTGTTCGACGGGTACAGGAACGAGTCGAAGTGGAGGGTGTACATGCCCTCGGTGCCGGGGAACGTCTTGAAGCCCCAGTCGGACTCGTACTCGAAGTCCTCCGCGTTGCGGTACGCTCCCGCCGCCCAGTTACCCTGGTGGATGAACGCGGCGTTGCCCTCGATGATGTTCTGGTTCGACTCCGTCAGCCCGATCGAGGCTGCGTCCTCGTTGATGTAGTTCTCGAGGATCGTCGCGAGCGACTCGAAGGCGCTCCGGATCGCGTCCTCCGAGGGACTCCCCTCGACGAAGTTCATGTACTCGTCGTAGCCGGCCTGTCCGAGCAGGACGGCCGCGAACAGCTGCGTCGTCGTCCACGTGCCGCTGGCGCCGTGGGTCATCGGGGTCGCGTCCGTCTCGCTGGCGACCGTCTCCAGCGCGTCGACGAGCGCGGAGACGCTGGTGAGCGAGTCGGGGTCGACGCCGGCCTCCTCGACGACCGAGGTGTTGTAGAACAGGCAGTTCAGCCGGTGCGAGCCCAGCGGGACGGCACGGAAGGCGCCGTCGTACTGGTGGAGGTCGACGGCCTCCTGCACGTGGCTGTCGGTGAAGCCGGTCTCCTCCCAGAGGTCGGAGATGTCGCCGAGCACGCCCTCGTAGCGGCCGAGGTTGGGGCCCGGCCAGTTGGCGAAGGAGCTCGGCGGGTTGTCGTTCTGCAGCCGGTTGGCGACGACGGCGTCCAGGTTCTGGTTGCCGCCCCCGCCGATGGGGTTCATGTCGAGTTCCGTGTCCGGATACTCCTCGTTGAACGCCTCCTCCAACGCATCGGCGGCCGTCGCGCCGTCGCCGCCGGTCCAGCCGTGCAGCACCTCGACGGGACCGCCGCCTCCGCCGCCGCCGATACCCGAACAGCCGGCCAGTCCGACCATGCCGGCCGCCCCGAGGGCGCCGGCGCCTTTCACTACGTCTCGTCGGTTGAGTTCCGTGTCCTTCATTATCGTTCCTCCGTGCGTGGAGCCATCTCACGGTATCCGGAGCGGGTACTTAAGGCTTGCCGATATTTACTCCCGTCCGAATGAAAATGTGGTACAACGGGCGTTGTACCTCCCGATCTCGGGAGCCCCGGGGGGAGCGTCGGGCCGACGGTGGCGATGTACCGACGGCGCCGACGGGTCGAACCCGGTCGGCAGTCGCGGTCAGTCGTCCGTCCCGTCCGTCGACGCGTCCGGAACCGGTTCGTCGGTTCCGGCGAGCGCGTTCAGCAGGGTGACTGCTTCGGGCTTCGAGAGCGGCTCGTTCGCGTTGCCGCAGTGGGGCGACTGGACGCAGGCGGGACAGCCGTCCGCGCAGTCACAGGCGGCGATCAGCCGAGCCGTGCGCGCGAGCAGGCGATCGGCGTCGCGGTACGACGCGCGCGTCAGCCCCACGCCGCCGGGGTAGCCGTCGTAGATGAACACGGTCGACTGGCCGGTGTGGGGGTGAAACGGCGTCGAGACGCCGCCGATGTCCGCGCGGTCGCACAGGAGATCCAGCGGCATGAGCGAGATGGAGCCGTGCTCGGCGGCGTGGATCCCCCCGTTGAAGCCCGCGTCGCCCCGCCCGGCCCCGGCCGCTACCTCTCGCATCTCCCCCTCCACGTCCGCGGGGACCGTGTAGTACAGCGCCCGCGTCCGCAACTCCGTCTCCGGGAGGTCCAGCGCCTCCGAGCCGATCGTCTCGCCCGTGGAGCCGTCTTTGCGCTCGAAGCCGGTGATCTGCTCGGTCACGGTCACGTCCGCGAACCGGACCTCGGTGTCCTCGCGCGCCGCGAGCGGGCGCGAGCGCAGGTCCTCGTTCACGACCACGTCCTTGTCGGTCAGTACGCGGGTGTAGTAGTCGGCCCACGTCGGCCGGAGGCGAGCCACGTCCCGATCGAGGTTCAACTCGTCGACCTCGTAGGTCTGTCCCTGGTGGTGGTAGACGGCGCCCGGATGGGCGTCGCGCAGGGCGTCGCCGAACGACAGCGACGCGATCACGTCGTCGGTGCGGGCGTCCATGAGGTCGATCTCGCGGTCGTCGATCGTCCGGAGGCTCATCGAGTGCTGGGCGCTCCCGGGGCCGTCGTACGTCCAGCGCGGGCCCCGGGAAGTGTCCATCCGCTCCAGCGTTCCGTCCGCCTCCAGCGACTCGACGACCGACTCGAACGAGTCGCCGAAGTGCGAGGCGTCCTCGGGGCGGAGCCAGTTCTCGTCGGCCGCGCTGGCGACGTGACTCGGCAGGAGTTCGCCGTTCTCGGGGTCGACCATCGCGCGCTCGGGGTCGCCCTCGAACAGGTCGTCCGGGTTCGTCATGAGGTACTGGTCGAGTTGGTCCTCGCCGCCGACCATGATCACGAGCGCGTCGTCGGTGCCGCGGCCGGCACGGCCCGCCTGCTGGAACGCCGACATCCGGGTTCCGGGGTAGCCGTCGAGGATCACGGCGTCGAGGCCACCCACGTCGACGCCGAGTTCGAGCGCGTTCGTCGACCACACGCCGGCCACCTCGCCCGAGTGGAGCCCCGACTCGATCTCCCGGCGGCGCTCGTTCGTCAGGCTCGCCTGATACGCCTCGACGCGACCGGCGAGGTCGTGTTCGCCGCGCTGGCGCAGCTCCTTCGCCGAGTCGCTCGCGTACCGCTCGGCGGTCTGACGCGCGCGGGTGAACACGAGCGTCTGGAGGCCCTCCTGCACCAGGTCGCAGAAGAGTCGCTTCGTCTCGGTGTGGCTCGACCGCCGCCGGCCGGACTGCTGGTCGGCCTGCCGGCCCTCGTACTCCGGCGGGTTCCACAGCAGCCAGTGGCGCGGCCCGCGGGCGGAGGCGTCCTCGTCGACGAGCGTGAAGCCCGACTCGGGGCGAGCGGTCACCCGCGCGGCGTGCTCGACGGGGTTGCCGATGGTCGCCGAGCAGCAGACGAACTGCGGGTCGGCGCCGTAGCGCTCGCAGATCCGGTTGAGCCGTCGCATGACGAGCGCGACGTGGCTGCCGAACACGCCGCGGTAGCCGTGCACCTCGTCGATGACAACGGTTTCGAGCGAGCCGAAGAACCACTCCCAGTGCTTGTACGCCCACGGGAGCAGCCCGTAGTGGAGCATGTCGGGGTTCGAGAGGAGAACCGTCGGCTGTCGGTCGCGCACGTCGCGCTTTTCAGACTTCGACAGGCGGCCCGTGTACTGGTCGACGGAGACGCGGGAGCCGAACCCGAGCCCGTGGGCCAGCTCCGAGAGCGTCTCCTCCTGGTCGGCGATGAGCGCGTTCTGCGGCGCGAGATACAGCGTCCGGCCGCCGTGGTCCATCGCGCGCTCGAAGGCGGGCACGGTGTACGCGAGCGACTTCCCGCTGGCGGTCCGGGTGGCGAGCACCACGTCGTCGCCGTCGCGGACGGCCTCGACCGCCCGCGCCTGATGGTCGTACAGCGAGTCGATCCCCTCGTCTGCGAGCGCGCTCGCGAGCCGCGGCTCCAAGTCCACGTCGGCGAGGGCGGCCTCACGGCCGGGAAGCGTCCGCCGGTCCGCGATCTGTCCCTCGTAGTAGGGGCGCGATCGGAGCCACTCGACGGTGTCGTCCACGGTGATCGCGGGTAGGGGCTGGCGCGCTTACCGGTTGCGGTCGTCGCCGTCGCCGTCCTCGCCGTCGCCGTCCTCCCCGTCCTCGCCGGCGGCCGCGGACGGGAGCGCGACGTCCGCGTCGCGGGCCAGCGCGACGAGCCCGACGCCGTCGTACACGTCAACCGGCGCGGACCGGGCACGGTCGACCGCGTCCGGCTCGACCTCGTCGACGGTCGCGAGCACGGCGAACGAAAGGCCCCGTTCGGCCGCGAGGGTCGCGAACTCCTCGACGTCGGCCTCGGTCACGGGAGTGCGGCGAAGGGCGACGACCGCCCGCTCGGGCGGAGCGTCCGACCGCTCGCGAACGAGCGACAGCTCGACGGTCCCGTCGGGGGTTACGGGCGCGACCGTCGCCTCGAACGCCGGCCAGATCCCGCCCAGCCGCTCGGCGAAGGCGGCGAACTCTCCGTCCGGGAGCGCGGCGAGTCGATCGGCCGGGTGGCGCACGTTCCGGGGTACGGTCCCCCCGGCGAAAAACCGCATCGGTCCCGGCTCGTCTCCTCCCGTCCCGATCCGTCCCGTCCGGTTCCGTGTCGCCGTCCCGAGCGACGACGAGTTCCCGGCCGCCGTCGTCGTGACTCGGCGCTCGTCGGTCCCCGTGTCGCCGCCGGGTTGATTACCTCACGGTCGTCACCCCTGGTATGGACCCGACGGCGAAGCGGGCGGAATACGACGACCCGGTGACGGTCGCGGTCCCCGGCGGC
This genomic stretch from Halobaculum roseum harbors:
- the sod gene encoding superoxide dismutase; amino-acid sequence: MSYELDPLPYDYDALEPHISEQVLTWHHDTHHQGYVNGWNSAEETLEENREAGEFGSSPGAIRNVTHNSSGHILHDLFWQNMSPEGGDEPSGALADRIEEDFGSYEAWKGEFEAAAGNASGWALLVYDTFSNQLRNVVVDKHDQGAIWGGHPILALDVWEHSYYYDYGPARGDFISAFFEVVDWDEPSTRYEQAVQLFE
- a CDS encoding pirin family protein, which gives rise to MTDPERADRAGPIPGGRVRHGTGVNATRAFPTDAHPTHRDPFVLFERFSIDPDAGFPMHPHRGFEIVSYMLEGGMEHEDSLGVSHTAREGDAMRITAGGGIRHSEFPADGSACTGLQLWVNLPSDRKEIDADYVDADAADLPTAEADGATVTTVVGEGSPIELHTPMEYLDARVDDAWTWTVPDGWTGFAFGVAGDGTADGDPFGVGDVLPVEGGRAVEFLPDDPDSSPAGDDAAFRVVCVAGEPHGESIRQRGPYVL
- a CDS encoding ABC transporter ATP-binding protein, with the protein product MAELELDDVRKVFTDDDGSDIVAVDDVTVDIEDGEFLVLVGPSGCGKSTTLRMVAGLETVTSGDIRLGGRSIVDQKPQDRDIAMVFQSYALYPHMTTRENMAFGLEESTDMADAEIDERVENAADLLDIPELLDRKPSELSGGQQQRVALGRAIVREPEVFLMDEPLSNLDAKLRSQMRTELQRIQEDLDTTTVYVTHDQTEAMTMGDRIAILDGGELQQAGTPLECYHRPANRFVAGFIGEPSMNFFDATVEGDRLVADAFEYPLTADMREAVEGADGVTLGIRPEDVEVAAAGSAGDDEFDTVVDVVEPMGNENAVYLGFDGDMSDTFVATVGGMRRIEAGESVVARFPSDAVHLFDTTNGDALHNRSLEDAADAEPRI
- a CDS encoding carbohydrate ABC transporter permease; this encodes MSDAHLDEPDSTDSTDATDRTDGVADRIRDDLAGVDGYRVALYAAIVGMTVFFLTPIESGLVTAFKTNPGGISSTLPFAPPPPRFFTLEKWQTALAALGRGMVNSALYAVPATIISALLGSFAAYGLTQADWRARYKAPVLAMLVAGIFIPYQAVLVPLSQFWGAMPLAELLTPLWLLGVPQSYVGLVELTITHVAYGIPICMVLFRSYYRNVSEEMIEAARLDGATFRRVYRRIVFPISTPMFAVVLIYQFTQIWNDLLFALILVSTESSPAAPVVLILAGLGESMEGQDFALRMAGAFIAALPTLIVYIMFGEEFAEGVAT
- a CDS encoding carbohydrate ABC transporter permease, with translation MRDFLSRTRSRLRRAVFGATGESDDTVVTDGGTAASEGGGVVDRLNDRFGEDFTESAPFWLPPFLLVGLFVYGAIAWNFVISLTDYEGFVGPDYSDLDFEMYVRAINDSAVIDATVNTFLLVVAFTAVALGVGMVLAILIDRNIRFENTFRTIYLLPMSLSFVVTAQFWLWMYNYNNGVVNIALGAFGIGPINWIGNSSLVLWAVVFALVWQFSGYTMVVYLAGLRAIPTEHYEAARVDGASTLKMYWRVIIPQLKGSTISAAIVLMVFALKAFDFLYSLVSGYRPPNGADILATKMVREAYSTNNWAYASAIAIILFLMALSIIGPYLYYEYKQGNL
- a CDS encoding ABC transporter substrate-binding protein, with the protein product MKDTELNRRDVVKGAGALGAAGMVGLAGCSGIGGGGGGGPVEVLHGWTGGDGATAADALEEAFNEEYPDTELDMNPIGGGGNQNLDAVVANRLQNDNPPSSFANWPGPNLGRYEGVLGDISDLWEETGFTDSHVQEAVDLHQYDGAFRAVPLGSHRLNCLFYNTSVVEEAGVDPDSLTSVSALVDALETVASETDATPMTHGASGTWTTTQLFAAVLLGQAGYDEYMNFVEGSPSEDAIRSAFESLATILENYINEDAASIGLTESNQNIIEGNAAFIHQGNWAAGAYRNAEDFEYESDWGFKTFPGTEGMYTLHFDSFLYPSNNPSPESTRTWLEFVGGEAAQVAFNQFKGSIPTRTDVDMSEFGPYLQQTAEDFADADQRPPNIQHGLGITADQRSSLNDVISSEFSGPYNVDAATQGFVDAVSN
- a CDS encoding DEAD/DEAH box helicase, with amino-acid sequence MDDTVEWLRSRPYYEGQIADRRTLPGREAALADVDLEPRLASALADEGIDSLYDHQARAVEAVRDGDDVVLATRTASGKSLAYTVPAFERAMDHGGRTLYLAPQNALIADQEETLSELAHGLGFGSRVSVDQYTGRLSKSEKRDVRDRQPTVLLSNPDMLHYGLLPWAYKHWEWFFGSLETVVIDEVHGYRGVFGSHVALVMRRLNRICERYGADPQFVCCSATIGNPVEHAARVTARPESGFTLVDEDASARGPRHWLLWNPPEYEGRQADQQSGRRRSSHTETKRLFCDLVQEGLQTLVFTRARQTAERYASDSAKELRQRGEHDLAGRVEAYQASLTNERRREIESGLHSGEVAGVWSTNALELGVDVGGLDAVILDGYPGTRMSAFQQAGRAGRGTDDALVIMVGGEDQLDQYLMTNPDDLFEGDPERAMVDPENGELLPSHVASAADENWLRPEDASHFGDSFESVVESLEADGTLERMDTSRGPRWTYDGPGSAQHSMSLRTIDDREIDLMDARTDDVIASLSFGDALRDAHPGAVYHHQGQTYEVDELNLDRDVARLRPTWADYYTRVLTDKDVVVNEDLRSRPLAAREDTEVRFADVTVTEQITGFERKDGSTGETIGSEALDLPETELRTRALYYTVPADVEGEMREVAAGAGRGDAGFNGGIHAAEHGSISLMPLDLLCDRADIGGVSTPFHPHTGQSTVFIYDGYPGGVGLTRASYRDADRLLARTARLIAACDCADGCPACVQSPHCGNANEPLSKPEAVTLLNALAGTDEPVPDASTDGTDD
- a CDS encoding restriction endonuclease, translating into MRHPADRLAALPDGEFAAFAERLGGIWPAFEATVAPVTPDGTVELSLVRERSDAPPERAVVALRRTPVTEADVEEFATLAAERGLSFAVLATVDEVEPDAVDRARSAPVDVYDGVGLVALARDADVALPSAAAGEDGEDGDGEDGDGDDRNR